In Tenrec ecaudatus isolate mTenEca1 chromosome 4, mTenEca1.hap1, whole genome shotgun sequence, a single window of DNA contains:
- the LOC142445970 gene encoding cyclin-Q-like, translating to MVPLPVSCEVTSGRQGYFRQPASRSWGLMEVSRCEGHRDPPEGRPSPPEVVHFRVTRFIMEAGVKLGLQSIPIATACTIYHSFFGEVNLDIYDPYLVAMSAIYLAGKVEEQHLRMRDIINVSNRYLRSGSESLELDARYWELRDSIVQCELLILRVLRFQVSFQHPYKYLLHYLISLKNWMNRYGWQRTPISVTAWALLRDSYHGALCLRFRAQHIAVAVLYLALKVYGMEVPADDKAEMPWWQIYTMDTQIP from the exons ATGGTTCCGCTTCCGGTGAGTTGCGAGGTTACTTCCGGCAGACAAGGTTACTTCCGGCAGCCGGCGAGCCGCAGCTGGGGCCTGATGGAGGTTAGTCGCTGTGAAGGCCATAGAGACCCACCCGAGGGGCGGCCGTCGCCGCCGGAGGTGGTCCACTTCCGAGTGACGCGGTTCATCATGGAAGCGGGGGTCAAGCTGGGCTTGCAGTCCATCCCCATTGCCACGGCGTGTACCATTTACCATAGTTTTTTCGGAGAGGTCAACCTGGACATCTACGACCCCTACCTCGTCGCCATGTCTGCCATTTACTTGGCTggcaaagtggaggagcagcaccTGCGCATGCGGGACATCATCAACGTGTCCAACAGGTACTTACGCTCGGGCAGCGAGTCCCTGGAGCTGGACGCTCGTTACTGGGAGCTCCGCGACAGCATCGTCCAGTGTGAGCTGCTCATACTCCGGGTCCTGCGCTTCCAGGTCTCCTTCCAGCATCCATACAAGTACCTGCTCCACTACCTGATCTCCCTCAAGAACTGGATGAACCGTTATGGCTGGCAGCGCACCCCCATCTCTGTGACCGCCTGGGCTCTGCTGCGGGACAGCTACCACGGGGCGCTGTGCCTCCGCTTCCGGGCGCAGCACATAGCCGTGGCCGTGCTCTATCTGGCTCTGAAGGTGTATGGTATGGAGGTGCCAGCCGATGACAAGGCTGAGATGCCGTGGTGGCAG ATTTATACCATGGACACACAGATCCCCTAA